A region of the Mytilus galloprovincialis chromosome 1, xbMytGall1.hap1.1, whole genome shotgun sequence genome:
TCATGCTATATATTTCCAGAGATGAAGTATTTACCCCAAAGGAATAATCTACGGCAACGTCGTAAACTTTTGTAAATAAGCAATTAACATGTGTTACAGGCAtctatttcttaaaaaatgaacaGTAAGCATGGACTTATTGTCAGATTTTTCTTATGACATTTGACGGAATAAAACAAACTACATCGGTTATTCTATTTTTACGGAAGTGGATATAGCGGAACATAGATGTAATTTGTGCATTCCTCATTACAGAATTATGGGTAGTTTGGAGGTCTATGATTCAATatggatttaaaattaaattggtgaaacTATAAAGTTAATAAAGATAAATCTATAAACAAAACACAGAATGGAAGCTTTTATCTGGACGTAGGTGAAAAACTGTCAAAAAGGTACAATTTGGATACCCTCATgttattatcagattattacatggcatttttcatatcgcatgtattatcagccctaggttcaatatcagcccaagagccgcatggctcgagggctgataatacatgcgatatgaaaaatgacatgttatgatctttttatcatatgcttcaacagtagagaaaaataacagattcacatattgatccttttacgtggttcccgaagtttaaagagtaaaaaagttcacggccgtcggacccaaaatttgatacattcaatatgaaatctttttatcatatgcctcaacagagagagagagaaaaaaacacattttaatatggacgaatcgacaaaaaaataattcaacatgatgatcattgtttggaaaagtcaactttttaaagaaactttctaaattatgtttcagaaaacttaaaaaatgcatttattaaataatttgtttgtttgtttgttttttattttaatttttttattattttaaacaatatactttccagtattcaaatagttgttttgtacactactttataatgtttttcactgaaaacgtagcattgaggtgtattttccggaattggccgagtattaccggaatgccatgtgataacgttacggaaaggcatgtgataacaatcggagcatgtgataaacttttcatatcagcccgctaaccaccaattcgaaaaatatggaatttacgtcaatttaatgctattatcatacggtaaaatttatatgttatttagtctaagtatatgataaactaGTATATCTTTTGTTTTCATAATCTAGACTAATAACAAATCACCTGTCCATACATAATTCTCAATGTAAATGTTACAAGTAAATAAACTGTTGACTAATTACAAACATATATCAACTATCGCTACAAGTAAAAAGGAGTTGACCATTAACCTTTTTCATAAAGAATAGTGAACTTTTGTAGTATATACATATCTTAATCAGTGTTatctttggtgtttttttatcACTCGGAAAATTATTCAACCTTTGAATAAAGACATCTTCCCTATTTCGCTATCCGAAATTTATCAAATAAGAAATTTCTAATCTCATACAGTAATGCTCTTATAGATTGTATGATGATAAACTTATCCTAGATAACAGTATTAAAATTTTGTGTTTGTGCAAGACTCGCGTGAAATACTGtcaaacaagtcaatgaaacattgataaaattgagaatgggaatggggaatgtatcaaagacaacaacccgaccaaagagcagacaaaagccgaaggccaccaatatgtggcaaatgcagcgagaaacttccttacccagaggcgtccttcaactacagttcaagtttattatagatagaagtATATTCGTCGTTTTGAGTAACAATTTATATTGTAATATAAATGTAAGGGGAGTATGGTATACGTCAATTATAAAAAGCACCTCCtcaaaataattattgaaaataaataatgaaggAGGTCACTGAAAATTAAACCATGAAAGAGGACACTGACTAACTTCTACACTTGAGTGACTGTCTGTCTTTAGAACTAAAAGACTTTTTTCActcaaaattacaataatattgATAATAGTTTTGGTAGCGAGGACAGCAACGTTTATGTCTTAATAAGGAAACAATTCTGCGTGTATTTTGATAGAAGAGTGTTGAGCATGTTATTTACAGTTTTTCACGTTTTTGCTCTTTTTTTCTCTTCCAAAAAGTTATGAAATGCCTTGGTGGATTGATGGCGATTTTAAATGTGTGAATAAAAGTACCTTAAACTAGTAAAATAAATACTCAAAGATTTTGGTTGCAATTAGTTCTAGGTCAGGATATTTTTGGAGTAGATTGACTGGAAATGAAGGAATGTGGATATAACTGtctagtaaatttttaacaagaATGTCGAAGAAATATTAGTCTTCGTACACAGGTACTAACAACTAActtttttgaaattgtaaaaatgtatgtttttttaaactatatattatGTAAGTTTTGATCTAATGGAAGGTGTGTTTATCCATTGCTTATATTGAAGATGAATTTGATGGGTAAACATAGAAAAGTACAAATTACAACATATTTTCAGAATTTCTAATAGGAATAATAGGAGTTATAGTGCCAAAAAATACCAAATACATCTTAGATTATACATTTTAGTTTTACTTGGATTTCACTTTGACTTAAAATGGTTTCCTTTcacatattgtgacttggatggagagttaattgtctcattggcacttataccacatcttcttacacaTATTTGCATGACGTTGATTTTACTGTTACCAATACAATACTCAACGACACCATTGCAAAAACTAAACAGTACTGCTCGCGTCATATAAGTCACGTTTGAAACATGgtgacaaatataaataaaagatgtttttacatataaaactatttatctTCTTCTTAAGGAGCGTCCAGATTAACAAATGACAactgaaagagaaaaaaacatgagTGTACAATTAATTAAAGTGTCTCATAAGGCCAAATATCAACCTTTTACCTGACTAATTGTACTggttcatattttgttttacttctaACATTAGTACAAGGTCATTTTTTGAAAtatctatatagatataggaagatgtggtaagagtgccaatgagacaactctccatccaaataacaatttataaaagtaaaccattataggtcaaggtacggccttcaacgcggacccttggctcacatcgaacagcaagctataaagggccccaaaaattactaaggtaaaaccattcaaacgggaaaaccaacggtctaatccatataaaaacgagaaacacgtatgaactacataaacagtaCATCAGATTCATGATTTagtacaggtgcaaacatttgtagcgggattaaatattttaatggtaccaaactttctcccttttctgaaacaatagtataacatcacaacatagaatagtatggtatgaaaatatgccaaattgtttttattttgttgcaTTTTTTACTTTATTATTATATGAAATCGAGATAtatatttgaacatatatttacTACATGCATATGTTTATGTGAGCATCTTTTTGAGTGCATGCTGTTCAACTCAtggtataatttttttctttaacattATTTATTTCCAGAAAATATCTAGCTCTAAACAGCGGCGAATTTCAGAATTTGAAAATGGGACGTAAtttccagtttttttttaattttcactaaACAATTTGATCAATTTTATGCTACATTTTTCTATATAAATCGTGAAATCACCTCCTCCCCctttttgaaaattcaaagtgAACATAAACCGCTTAATTTAAATTGTCCACGTTTCACCTACAATCTTTGATATCGGTAGAAAACGACGACTCAGCGATAAAATACTATAAATACCGTACCTTTTATTGATTTGATTATCCTGATTATTAAATGCGGAAAATATTTGTGCTTTTTATTTTCCAATTGTTTGTCATTTTGCCATTTATATTTGACACATAAATTAATGGAAAGGAATACACTTTTGTTCAATTTATAGAGTTGTCTGTAAATAAATATGATgagtttcaatatatattttttttccagattCTTTATGGTGTcctatataaaactttaaaactttaaaattaaaatttccaattttaTGGGCTTTTTAACGGTTGATTTagaatttatgaaaagaaaatatggtTTTAAATGCTCCGTTAATCGTACACGTAATATTTAAAGCACAACAACAAAGTTCGACGTTTATAGGTCACTCcgtataaaacaaacaaatttacagGCTATTTTGTTATTTGGTTTTGATAAAGTGAATGACCAACATGATAAAACAAGTGGATGCGTCCTATCATTGTggaattgttttgatattttgtgtatttattgcaCAATCCACTTCAAAAACATTGAAACAAAATACAACAATAGATTTGTATGATGATTATTCATTTACAGGTTTACCGGGAAGCTGTCTGCTTACACCTGTTGATCAAAACATTGCTTACAAAGTGGATAAAATGGCAGAGGACGGTGCAAAAGTTATATACATCTACTTCAAATTTCAGAACTTCACCGGAACTTTACACGAAGAGAAGCAAAGCTCTGTTTACAGACCATTATCCTGGGTTTGGACCGTAGGCAGGCATGGAAGAAGTCTTCTTTTACTTCGCCCACAATACGAGGTATTTTCATTGACATCCCTTAGTCTTGGAACGGAAAGAATTGAAGTTTCTGTGAAACAAATACCGTTGAACTGTCTGACGCAGTATAATGCAACAGTTGTATCTGATGCTCTAGGAGAATTCTTATTGCACAAATTTAAGACGCCGAGTTCTAACACGTCAGCAACAATGGAGACTTTAAAGGAGACGGAACATGTTTGTAATCTTAATATAGCACCACGTAATGGTAAGGCGATATTTTATTATGTCTGCTGCCATAAAACCTTAAGTGGCCAAACTGAATGTCAAGAATTAAAATCAGACAGATatcttactattttatttatctgtatatTTCTGATGAACTTTTTTGCCGTCATGTTCAGTCCATTGGTAATACCTTCTAAAttctacaaaaagaaatttgaaacaaCGTCATATGAACACGAACTTAATGATCCAGTAACATTGACAGTGAGAAAATCGTCTACAAAGTCGGAAGAACAGCATAATTTTCCTAtttcttattttgataaaatgaccGAGTTCAAGAAGACTATTGAAAGTCTATGTACTGATGTAACATACACGGTATCTGTACGAAAAATCGACATCGTCACTGAAATGGCCCGACTTCTGCCATCAAATCGTGTACCCGTAGGTTTATTCGAATCTTTACATTCAGCTTTAGTTAATTGTGAAATCCGAAAGAAACCTTCGATGAAGGATTGTTGTGAAAGTAATGTTTTTGGACCTTGTAAACCTTGCAATCGTGTTTTTCCTTGGTATAAAATGCTGAGAACACTGATGCAGCTTCTTATGTACATACTAATtggaaaagtttggattgttcgtttacatttcttttttgaatACGAAGAATCCGAACGAAAGCAGAGACAAGATGCAGCATCTCAACGGAATTTAGGTCTGACTTATACTGGCAATCTTACGTGGTACCTCACTCCAATTCACACGACTTTCATTGTCTGCTACTGTATTTTTGTTGTGGATGTACTTCTATTCGGAATAATTAGTGGACAAGTCAAACAGACCCTGCAGAGAGTCATGCGAAAATGTCTACGAGACATGCGTGAAATATCTAAAAGAAGTGCTATTGGATGGTCTGTACAAATTTTACTTCAACCATTTAAGCATTGTGGTATATTTGGAATCTTCTTTGCCTGGATTTACTATATTCCCGCTATTCCGATAGTCATTTTAACAGTTGCATTTTATTGTTTTCCAACAATAAACGTCCTTGTGAGACTTGTCATTTACTTCGTGGCATATTTTCTACCTTATGGACGTAATGGTCTTACAGAAAGATGTTGTCTTAAATCGATACAACTTTGGCGTTATATACACAAAGTTTTCCGAATGGATATTTTAACTAGTCAGGAATCAATCGAACGTCCCGAAAAACTATccgttaaaaacaaaattttacagcTGATTGTAATTTTTGCATGTTTGTTGACAATTTCATCTTTTGTACTTCTGGCTATGGAATGCATCGTGTTCTTAGTTGAAATTGTAATGTACACACTTATCGGAGTAATAATAAACTCTGCGTATACACTGAAGTATCTATCTTTAGTATTTCTTCTTGGATTTTATGCGCGTGACTGTTTTACTACCGTCACAGTAGAGTATTTAGCCTTTAACAAATTCTTAAATGGCTATCTAGTGGATAAAATGAGAGAAAAGGTAGAAAATATCAGCATGCGAGGTGACGTAGATCAAAAAAATACAGCCTTCCAAGCCAGTCTGAATGATACAAAGGGTAGTGATGACCAGCCAGTACATCTGACAGTCACAAATGACAAGCTTAAATGGAAAATTAATCGGTTGGTTTTATTTCTGGATAAAAATGACACACCATACATAACATCTAAGTTTTTCTTTGATACATGCTATTTGGATCAAGCAGGAGTTCCGGGACCTTTGGTAGCTAGCCTTCTTCGTGCAATGCAACGCTTTATTATCATCTGTGTTTTCCTGTTCTTCGTTGTCATTGTTATTTTAGCATTTGGAGATGAATATGGAATATCAGCAACCAATCAAATGTTTGCTACCCTAGCCGGTGGATTCTTACCTTATATCCTAAGGTGGGTTTTGTTCAAGCAACCAGAACCAGTCACTGTTGACCCTAATAATCTGAGTTTCAAAAGTAAATTTCAacgaaaaattgaagaatatcaACAGAACTGGGAAGTTTCTGATATTAGAATTGACAGTGATCCAAAGAAGTTGATTCCGACAAAAGTTGTGGATGACAATGGTATTAAAACTATTGAAGATGCAACTGATGATGAAATTAAATCAAAAGACAATGATATCATGCTGGAAGAAATTAAGCCAATCATAAAGGAGGAATTTACTGACAAAGTAGATATTCTGATTTATGATGAATTTGTAGTATAACCATAATAGATATAATTAATTTGCATAAAGGTAGCATGTAACGTGTTGCATACCAAGaaatgatattgttttttttttattgtactgtGAACTGTCTAACATAAATTTCTCATATGAAGCACAATAGTTGTTTTTAAATCTATCATCCTTTGAAATATAGGACAAATGAATATACTTAATCACAAAGTAATTCaaagaatgaaaaaagaaatCGATGAAAAGTCATAtgaatttaatttgccgaatcAGTATTTCAGTTCTGAGAAACAAGCACCTGACCATCCACCCACATATGTGATAGTCAACTTTAGGACCCCCTTTTGTGTGTGTATAAAgtttgaggctaaatttacaacaataaaaaacaactttaaattacTAGAAGAATCATCTTCAAACCTGTAACCCAAAACCAACAAGAGGTCGACATACCATCTTCAACAATAGccagaaacatttaaacattttaccTGAAAATAGACAACAAAGATTTAAGCGTTGCAGATGAAGGAAAATAGCAAAAAGGCCAAACCAAGAAAAAAGGTGGGATGTTCAAACAACCGATGATAAGAGGACGTGATCGTAGACATAGTCATGGTCATAAGTGAAACAAATATTCCGTAACGGTCACAAAATGTAAAGTTTACAATAGGAAAGCTGATATAATCTATTTTGTCGCGATGGTTGTTCTTGAAGTAAGTTAAGATAGGAGGACTGTATTTGTGAAGTCCTTTATTTGAAGTTTGATGGGATAGTTTCATAGAAGCCAGCTTGAGTGTGAAAACAATTCATCTATTTCCCTCCGTCAACAATGATCTTCTTTAGATTCCTTGATTCATATGAGGCTGAGAGTCCTTGGAAGAATGAAAAAGAGGCTGGCGTTATCCCTTTAACAACTTTAAATTACTAGAAGAATCATCTTCAAACCTGTAACCCAAAACCCACAAGAGGTCGACATACCATCTTCAACAATAGccagaaacatttaaacattttaccTGAAAATAGACAACAAAGATTTAAGCGTTGCAGATGAAGGAAAATAGCAAAAAGGCCAAACCAAGAAAAAAGGTGGGATGTTCAAACAACCGATGATAAGAGGACGTGATCGTAGACATAGTCATGGTCATAAGTGAAACAAATATTCCGTAACGGTCACAAAATGTAAAGTTTACAATAGGAAAGCTGATATAATCTATTTTGTCGCGATGGTTGTTCTTGAAGTAAGTTAAGATAGGAGGACTGTATTTGTGAAGTCCTTTATTTGAAGTTTGATGGGATAGTTTCATAGAAGCCAGCTTGAGTGTGAAAACAATTCATCTATTTCCCTCCGTCAACAATGATCTTCTTTAGATTCCTTGATTCATATGAGGCTGAGAGTCCTTGGAAGAATGAAAAAGAGGCTGGCGTTATCCCTTAACTTCACTTTCCGCTATATCAAAGTTATGTTCTCTagctaaataattcaaagtttggtgacgATGTTGAACACATTTACCACATCAATCTATTCAAAATATAGACCTCGGATTTCGTTATTTTACTAGAGAATTAACATCGATGTATAAAAGTTAACTTATGGAGATAACGAAATAGGGTCTATATCTATATAAGAAATGTGTTACCAAAtcgaacttgaaaaaaaaaagataaaacaaatacagttaagtctgcctcacaTCTTGATTTACATCTAAATCTTGACAAtaagaacaaaactttacgacaaaagagattatttctGATTCCCAATTGTTAACATGCCAACAGCGCCTGCATAtcatggagtatatatctccaactTGATACGATATTAAATGGCCTGTCTTTCCAATCATGATTTCCTTAACAGAGGATCGCTGCTCATATAGGGAATTCAGATATacaaccaagagttccaaatggcggATATACCttctattataattttagttCCCCTTAAACatagatgtttaattttaaacaaataaaagtttTGCTCTAGTAGAAAACAAAAATACTATActtaaataatatacatgtatgtttatgaAATCATAAACTGgagatttcagaaaataaaatccttttcaaatttaagaaaaatcaatGTTTAAATCTATTATCACTTATCGTTTATGATAGCTATACCaacatttttcttcaaatgataTCGGTGATTTCAACGACCTTGGAACATTGAAACCTTTCTTCCGCGTCCCGTCTAGATCGACGGATAAAACTACTGGAGTGTCAAAGGGAAGATATCAATGACACCTGATGCCTCTGATACCGAATAGACCTTTATACAAAAATGTTTACACACTTTTATATGCGTGCTGTAATTGAGATACAAATTCGTAAAGGAAGGtttctgtattctttttttttattctgataaAGAACTCAGTGTAATCGCATGGAAATGAGATATCGTGTTCATGCATTACTTCCTTGTGCAATTATTTTGGCGTTTTTAACATGTATACTTGTTAGCGCACAAACAACCTATAAGGTTTATGTCCTCTTATAGTTTTATAGTTATGTTATCATAAACTAACATTAGAAAGTATTCACCAATACATGAGTGCAAACGGaaatttaaaactttatgatATCCGTTATAAAGTATAACaactacatttttaaaaaatcttattaCGTAGAATTTGAAAATACTACAAAAGTTGTGtgttaaaaatgaaacaacaaGCGGCTTCTGTGTATTTTTATGGAAtcttattaatattttgtattctgATTGCACAGTCCATTTCACAAACTATCAGTCCAGGCAGAACAGAGAAGTGGGAAAATCTTATGAATGGTGTGTTACAAAATTGTGTTCTGGAAACAGTTGATTCAAATATAGCGACAAAAGTAGACAAAATGGCCGTAGATGGTGCTAAAGTAATTTACATTGATTTTAACTTGTATAATTTCAACGAAAGTTTAATTATACAGGACCAAGGCTCTGTTTACAATCCTGTATCCTGGGTAATGACCACGGGAAGACATGGTCAAagtcttcttcttcttcgtccACAGTATGAAGTATTCTCATTGCGTTCTTTAAGCCTTGGCACAGAGCGGATCGAGGTTTCTGTGAAACAAACGCCAATGAACTGTCTGGCAGACTATAATGCTACCGTCGTTTCTGATGCACTTGGAGAGTTCTTGCTACATAGATTTAAGACACCAAGTCGCAATACTTCAGTGTCTGTGGAGACTTTGAAAGAAACGGATCACATTTGTAACTTACATATAGTCGCCAAAAATGGTAAGGCGATATTCCATTACATGTGTTGTCATAAAACCTTAAGTGACCATACTGAATGTCAACAATTGAAAGCAGATAAATATCTAGCTGTTTTATTTGTCTGTATATTTATAGTTAACTTCTTTGCCGTTATGTTCAGTCCACTTCTAATTCCATCAAAATGTTACCAAAAGAAATTTGAGACAACATCATATGAACACAAGCTAAGAAAACCAGTGATTTTAACAGTTAGGAAAACGTCTGCAAAATCGAAAGAACAGTATTCATTTCCAGTCTCATATTTTGAAGAAATGACCGAGTTTAAGAAAACCGTTGAAAGTATGGGAACAGATATTACATATATCGTAACTGTCAGTAAAATCAACATTGTAACTGAAATGGCTCGACTTATGCCTTCAAACCGAGTACCTGTTGGATTGTTCGAATCTTTATATAAAGCTTTAATTGATTGTGAAGTACGGAAGAAGCGTTCTATGGAGGGCTGTTGTGAAAGTAACATATTTGGATCGTGTAAACCGTTTAATCGGGAGTATCCCTGGTACAAAATTCTGAAATTACTCATGCACTTTTTACTGTATGTACTGGTAGGGATGATTTGGTTTGTTCGTCTATATGTCTATTTCAAATTTGAACAGTCAGAACGTTTGGATAGACAAAATGCTGCATCGCAACGTAATTTAAAGCTTAGTTATACCGGGAATCTCACGTGGTATCTCACTCCAGTTCATATACTGTTcgtcacctgttactgtatttttGTTGTGGATGTAATTCTTTTCGGAATAATTAGCAAGCAAGTCAAACGGACGCTTAAAAAAGTCCTGCGCAAATGTTTCCGTGATATGCGAGAAATTTCAAAAACGAGCGCGTTCGGATGGTCGATACAGATTTTACTTCACCCATTCAAACATTGTGGCGTATTTGGATTTTTGTTTGCCTGGTTGTTTTATATCCCGGCTATCCCGGTATTCATAGTAACGCTTTC
Encoded here:
- the LOC143044087 gene encoding uncharacterized protein LOC143044087 → MTNMIKQVDASYHCGIVLIFCVFIAQSTSKTLKQNTTIDLYDDYSFTGLPGSCLLTPVDQNIAYKVDKMAEDGAKVIYIYFKFQNFTGTLHEEKQSSVYRPLSWVWTVGRHGRSLLLLRPQYEVFSLTSLSLGTERIEVSVKQIPLNCLTQYNATVVSDALGEFLLHKFKTPSSNTSATMETLKETEHVCNLNIAPRNGKAIFYYVCCHKTLSGQTECQELKSDRYLTILFICIFLMNFFAVMFSPLVIPSKFYKKKFETTSYEHELNDPVTLTVRKSSTKSEEQHNFPISYFDKMTEFKKTIESLCTDVTYTVSVRKIDIVTEMARLLPSNRVPVGLFESLHSALVNCEIRKKPSMKDCCESNVFGPCKPCNRVFPWYKMLRTLMQLLMYILIGKVWIVRLHFFFEYEESERKQRQDAASQRNLGLTYTGNLTWYLTPIHTTFIVCYCIFVVDVLLFGIISGQVKQTLQRVMRKCLRDMREISKRSAIGWSVQILLQPFKHCGIFGIFFAWIYYIPAIPIVILTVAFYCFPTINVLVRLVIYFVAYFLPYGRNGLTERCCLKSIQLWRYIHKVFRMDILTSQESIERPEKLSVKNKILQLIVIFACLLTISSFVLLAMECIVFLVEIVMYTLIGVIINSAYTLKYLSLVFLLGFYARDCFTTVTVEYLAFNKFLNGYLVDKMREKVENISMRGDVDQKNTAFQASLNDTKGSDDQPVHLTVTNDKLKWKINRLVLFLDKNDTPYITSKFFFDTCYLDQAGVPGPLVASLLRAMQRFIIICVFLFFVVIVILAFGDEYGISATNQMFATLAGGFLPYILRWVLFKQPEPVTVDPNNLSFKSKFQRKIEEYQQNWEVSDIRIDSDPKKLIPTKVVDDNGIKTIEDATDDEIKSKDNDIMLEEIKPIIKEEFTDKVDILIYDEFVV